The following nucleotide sequence is from Flavimarina sp. Hel_I_48.
GTGAAGAAATTACATCGCGGAGATATTAGCGTGGGAGCGGATGGCGAGGAATGGGTCAAAACCAAACGAACTAAAACGGACACCCGAAGCAATATCCCGATCTTACCCATTGCCAAAACGATTATAGAAAAGTATGAAGATCACGAGCTGCTGAAAGAAAAAGACCTGGTACTACCCGTGCTCAGCAACCAGAAAATGAATGCGTACATCAAAGAGCTGGCTACCCTGGCAGGAATCACTAAAAACCTAACCTTCCATTTAGCCAGGCATACCTTTGCGACCACGGTTACGCTTACCAATGGTGTACCTATCGAATCGGTAAGTAAAATGCTCGGGCATACAAATCTTAAAACCACTCAGCACTACGCCAAGATTTTAGATATGAAGGTGAGTAAGGATATGGCGGTATTAAGGGCAAAGTTTAAGTAGGAATATTTTATTTTGAACAATACTATATTGACAATTGAGCCATATAATCAATGTCTTTTTACTAAAACAAATTCTATTCGGACATTTGCCTATTGAAGTATTACCTTATTTTGAAAATCTAATTGGTCTAAGCTATTCCAGCATTTTCATTAATTCTATCTACGATTGAGATTATCTTCCTTATACTATTTTCTTTACCGTCAAACAGATCTAGGATTCCTCTCTCATAATCCTTTCCAAATGTGGACGAAGAAAGAAGTTTTTTTTCTATTGTTCCGTTTTCATTTAAATATTCAATGATTTTATTAATGAAGGTAATTTGATCTGCATTTAGGTTTTCATTTTGGATCAATTCACTAAAAAGCTGATTTGCTACTTTTATATCGAGACCTATAATTTTCCTTATAAACTTACCCAAAGGATCACCCTCTAAGTGACTTTTAAAATCAGTACCTAGTTCACCACTAGAAAGAAATTGTTCTAAAGACTGAAGTTCTTTTTCAGTAATCGGTAAATTTTTATACAGCTTATCTATAACCAGATGGTCTTTATTTTTTCGAATAAAAGTTTCCACTCTATCCTTATAATTCTGCATTCTAGTGTAGGTTGGCATAATATCCCTTTCCTTGATTTCACTATCGTAAATAGTATCTTCAAAATTTGAATATACCGGATCCAAGGATTGTTTATCCAGAAATTGAATCAAAGATCTAAGGTCTTCCCTCACTTTTTCCAGTTGCACCAAAGTAACCTGTTTCCAAAAATCCATATCCTGTACCTGCCTAACGGCAGTAATTTTTGCGGCTACAGCAGGTATGTTTTTTTTCTTCTCCAAACGACTCCCTACATTATATATGCTTTCTATATATCGTTGCTGTGAACAATCACCAGCAACCAAAGCAATATGCAATCTGATTACAATTAAATCGAACCGCTTGGCTAGTTCATCTTCATCATCTTTATAAGAAGTAAGTTTTGATAGATGCGTTTTTATATCGTTTTCATCTCCTTTATTTAAATTATCCCAAGACTCGCGATCTTTATATCTTTTTACATATTTCCAGACAGACCTTACTACATATCTCTCCTCATTTAACCTACTTATTATTTGAAATAGGTCATTTGTAAAATTTCGTTCTAAATTCTCCTCTTCAGTACTAGCATCAATTTTATTTCTTAGGGATACAACCAGGTCAAGTTTAGCTTCAAAAATTTGCTGCGATAAACTCTTAACTGAATTTGATGTAACCCCATCAGGGAACTCGTCAAAAAATTCAAAATTTGAGCAGAAGTCAAAAATGACAAAGTGTTCTTTGTGCTCTCCTGGCGCAAATAAATTAGGACGTAACCTTGTACCCCGTCCAATCATTTGCCAGTATTTTGTATACGATCTTACTCGTTTGAAGAAAACAAGGTTCACCACTCTTGGTGCATCAACACCGGTATCCATCATGTCCACAGATACTGCAACTTGAGGCTCCATCTCTATTTTATCTTCACAAAACATTTCTAAAATATCCTGAGCTTTATCTGCATAATTATCTATGATTCTTAAAAAGCTACCGCCATATTCCGGATAGTTTTTGTTAAATCGTTTTTCAATGAATACTGCGTGCTTATGATTTTTTGCAAAAATAATTGTTTTACCAAGCTTATCACCCCCTTCTACTTTAACACCGTTTTCCATCATATATGCTAATACCTTATCAACAGTATTTTTATTAAAAAGCCAAGTATTCAATTGACCTTTGTCAATCTCCTCCATATGAACCTGACCCGTAATAGGATCACCAAAAAGCTCTTCATACTGCCTTTTATCTTTTTCAGACAATTCTTTATATTTCACTCCTTCCAAAGGAAATTTTATGGGTACCTCAATCGCCCTTGGTGGCACCAAAAATTTATCTGTAACAGCCTGATCTAGCTCATAAGAGAAAGTAGGATTGTCATCCTCAATTTCAAATAGAGAATACGTATTCTTGTCAATGTCCTTTTTAGGAGTTGCCGTTAGACCTATTAGAAGACCATCAAAATAATTGAATATAGAACCGTATTTCTGATATACAGATCTATGCGCTTCGTCAATTATAATTAAATCAAAATGCCCTACTCCGTAGTACCTACCGTCGTCAGATTTAAGGCTATCAATCTTATTCATTATGGTAGGATAGGTAGAAAATACCAGTCTAGTACCTGAATCCTCTTTATCCTTTGTAAGATCAATTGCAGAGAGATGTGGGAGGTGTTCTTTAAAAGCATTTTTTGCCTGAGTTACCAGGGCATTTCTATCTGCTAAGAAAAGAATCCTTTTTGCCCAATCACTTTTTGTAAGCATATCAACAATTGCGGCCGAAGTTCTAGTTTTACCACTTCCTGTAGCCATTACCAAAAGTGACTTTCTACTTTTACCCACCAATTTACCATTGCGCTTACCAACAAAATTCTCTGCTACGCGTTGTATAGCTTCAAGTTGGTATGGCCTTCCGGCTATATTTGTGTTAACCTTAAAATCTCTAATGTCTTTCCTAGTCGTTCTACGGTCTATAAGTAATTGAAGTTCATCTTGAGTATAGAATCCCTGCACCTCACGATCTGGATAAAAAGTATCATCCCATAGATGTGTCTCAAATCCATTAGAGTAAAAGATAATGGGGCGTTGACCAAACGTTTCTTCTAAACAATTAGCATATAAATAGGCTTGATGCTTTCCCTTTGCTGCATCGTGCAGCGTATTCTTTGCCTCAACAATCGCTAATGGTAAACCATTCTTACTCCATAATACATAATCAACATAACCTAAGCCACTGGGATTTGTTGATAAAGGCATTCCCTTTACCTCAAATTCAAGGTCTTTACCCTTTTTAAGATCGTCCCAACCCGCTTCCTTAAGGAGTAAATCT
It contains:
- a CDS encoding DEAD/DEAH box helicase family protein, with amino-acid sequence MSNFTFLQKEFPEIYKEAANAEKHTFREPRYSTILSRATLEKALHWLYENDVDLELPYDTKLGSLLHHQAFKDILKPSMHRELDVIRLTGNNAAHGKKVNQYQSLQAIKNLFRFLSFISIYYSEENSEIPAFNEELLKYEEANTEVLKDLKRKTEELEAELEKFKKEALKLQERAKLNDLLQLQLEKSKKELKERKEKRKKTENIEEAIPLLTSEIETRRQLIDLLLKEAGWDDLKKGKDLEFEVKGMPLSTNPSGLGYVDYVLWSKNGLPLAIVEAKNTLHDAAKGKHQAYLYANCLEETFGQRPIIFYSNGFETHLWDDTFYPDREVQGFYTQDELQLLIDRRTTRKDIRDFKVNTNIAGRPYQLEAIQRVAENFVGKRNGKLVGKSRKSLLVMATGSGKTRTSAAIVDMLTKSDWAKRILFLADRNALVTQAKNAFKEHLPHLSAIDLTKDKEDSGTRLVFSTYPTIMNKIDSLKSDDGRYYGVGHFDLIIIDEAHRSVYQKYGSIFNYFDGLLIGLTATPKKDIDKNTYSLFEIEDDNPTFSYELDQAVTDKFLVPPRAIEVPIKFPLEGVKYKELSEKDKRQYEELFGDPITGQVHMEEIDKGQLNTWLFNKNTVDKVLAYMMENGVKVEGGDKLGKTIIFAKNHKHAVFIEKRFNKNYPEYGGSFLRIIDNYADKAQDILEMFCEDKIEMEPQVAVSVDMMDTGVDAPRVVNLVFFKRVRSYTKYWQMIGRGTRLRPNLFAPGEHKEHFVIFDFCSNFEFFDEFPDGVTSNSVKSLSQQIFEAKLDLVVSLRNKIDASTEEENLERNFTNDLFQIISRLNEERYVVRSVWKYVKRYKDRESWDNLNKGDENDIKTHLSKLTSYKDDEDELAKRFDLIVIRLHIALVAGDCSQQRYIESIYNVGSRLEKKKNIPAVAAKITAVRQVQDMDFWKQVTLVQLEKVREDLRSLIQFLDKQSLDPVYSNFEDTIYDSEIKERDIMPTYTRMQNYKDRVETFIRKNKDHLVIDKLYKNLPITEKELQSLEQFLSSGELGTDFKSHLEGDPLGKFIRKIIGLDIKVANQLFSELIQNENLNADQITFINKIIEYLNENGTIEKKLLSSSTFGKDYERGILDLFDGKENSIRKIISIVDRINENAGIA